The Afipia sp. P52-10 sequence CATTTGAAGTTGCGCGCGGTGCCATTTGAAATTGCGCGCTACATCAAGCATCGCACGTTCAAGTGTGCCTGAAGGCCTGCGCGCACAGACACATGCGCACTGACATATGCGCTTGTCGTCTCGTGAAGACCGGGGCTATGGATTCCGGGCTCGCGAGCTTTGCTCGCGCCCCGGAATGACGGCTGAATACTGGAATGCGCCGCCATTATTTCGGAATTGAGGGTTGGTTGCTTTCATTGCCGTGTATCTCACCCCCGCAGGAACAGCCGATACGCGTCGTTGCCGGTCTCGTCCTCGTATGGATAGCCGAGCGCGGTGAGCCGCTCGAAGAAGCGGGCGCGGTCGGAGTCCGGCACCTGCAGCCCGACCAGCACGCGGCCGTAGTCGGCGCCGTGGTTGCGGTAGTGGAACAGGGTGATGTTCCAGTCGGTGCCGACGCCGTCGAGGAAACGCAGCAGCGCGCCGGGGCGCTCGGGGAATTCGCAACGCAGCACCAATTCGTCGGTGAGCGCGGCGGCGCGGCCGCCGACCATGTAGCGCACATGCAGCTTGGCGGTCTCGTCGGCGCTGAGGTCGATCACGCCATACCCGAGACGCTCCAGTTCGCCGACGATCTCGCGCTTCTCGTGCTTGGCGTCGCGCAGCTGCAGGCCGACGAACACATGCGCCTTGCTGCCTGCCGCATAGCGGTAGTTGAACTCGGTGACGGTGCGGCTGCCGAGGGTGTGGATGAAGCGGCGATAGCTGCCGACCTCTTCCGGGATCGTCACCGCCAGTAGCAATTCGCGCTCCTCGCCGACCTCGGCGCGCTCAGCGACATGGCGCAGGCGGTCGAAGTTCATGTTGGCGCCGCTTGAGATCGCCACCAGCGCGCCGTGCGGGGTTCCGTTTCGCAGCGCGTAGCTCTTCAGCCCGGCGAGCGACAGCGCGCCGGCGGGCTCGGCGAGGATGCGCATGTCCTCGAAGATGTCCTTGATGGCCGCGCACATCGCGTCGGTATCGGCCAGGATCACCTCGTCGAGCAGGTCGCGGCAGAGCGGATAGGTCTGCTCGCCCGCCTGCCGCACGGCGACGCCGTCGGCGAACAGGCCCACGCGGTCAAGCACCACGCGGTTGCCGGCATCGATCGCCGCCTTCATCGAGGCGGCGTCCACCGGCTCGACGCCGATCACCTTGGTCTCAGGTCGCAGGAACTTGACATAGGAGGCGATGCCCGCGGCAAGGCCGCCGCCGCCGATGGGCACGAAGATCGCCTCGATCGGGTTCGGATGCTGGTGCAGGATCTCCACGGCGATGGTGCCTTGGCCGGCGATCACGTCGGCGTCGTCGTAAGGATGCACGAAGGTCAGCCCGCGTGCGGCCTCGAGCGTGCGCGCATGCGCGTAGGCCTCGTCGAAGGTATCGCCGTGCAGCACCACCTCGCCGCCGAAGTGGCGCACCGCATCGACCTTGATCGAGGGCGTCGTCACCGGCATGACCACGATCGCCTGGATGCCGAGCGTTTGCGCGGACAGTGCCACGCCTTGCGCGTGGTTGCCGGCGGAGGCGCAGATCACGCCAGCCGCGCGCGCGGCCTCGGCGAGCTGAGCGATGCGGTTATAGGCGCCACGGATTTTGAACGAGAAGATCGGCTGCAGGTCCTCGCGCTTCAGCAGCACCGGCGCGCCGATGCGCTCGGAAAGGCGCACCATCGGGTCGAGCGGCGTGCGGACGGCGACGTCGTAGACGCGGGCGTTGAGGATGCGGCGAACGGTGTCGGTCATGCGAGGGTCCGTGGTACGGCAGGCGGATCAGCGACGCCCTTATGGCGCGCCGCGCGATGGACAGCCAGCGCCCGCAGCGCGGCCCAGATCAGCCGATACGGCTTCCGGGCGGGCAAGTCCGCGGCGATTTTGACCGGTCACGCGAATGTCAATTTGCCATGGTTGGCCATATATTAACGGGTGTCACACGGGGTGGCGGATTCGCGGCTGTCCGGTGCTGGGATGATCGGGCGGGTGCTGGCCATGCTGCCGGCACGGGGTTGGAACGAGCGTTTGACGTGATTTTCAGAGGATGACCGTGCAGACGACGCTGCTCGGAGTGGCCATCGCCTTTATCCTGGCGCTGCTGGCAGCGCTGATCGGCCCGTATTTCATCGATTGGAACCAGTTCCGGCCGCAGTTCGAGCGCGAGGCGGCGCGGGTGATCGGCATGCCGGTGCGGGTCGATGGCGCGATCGACGCGCGTTTGCTGCCGACGCCGTCGTTGCGGCTGCGCAACGTCGCCATCGGCGCCCGCTTCGACCCGAGCAACGCCAGTGTCGAGAACCTCGACGTCGAATTCAGCCTCGGCGAGCTGTTGCGCGGCGCATGGCGCGCCAACGAGCTGACGCTGAATGGCCTCGTGGTCGAACTCGGGCTCGACCGGCAGGGTCGGCTGGCGCTGCCCGCCGCGGCCTCGGCGGCCGCCGGCGGCTTCAACCTCGGCGCGCTGACCGTGGATCGCTTCAACGTCACTGGCGCTGCGAGCCTCAATGATGCCGCGAGCCACACCTCGCTGCGGCTCGACAACATCGTCTTCACCGGCGAGGTGCGGGCGCTCGCCAGCGCGCTGCGTGGCGAGGGCGCAGTGTCGGTGAGTGGCACGCGCTATCCGTTCCGCCTTGCCACCGGTCGCGCCGCCGATGGCAATGGCCACCGCCTGCGCATCAACCTCGATCCGGCCGCGCGCCGGTTTGCTGCCGATCTCGACGGTGTCGTCGCGGTCGAGGACGGGCGACCGCGTTTTGACGGCGCGCTGACGCTGTCGCGACCGGATTCGGCCAAGGGCGCGGCCGCCGGTCTCGCCGACAGTCCCTGGCGGATCGGTGGCAAGCTGAAGCTCGATCCGGCATCGGCGACGTTCGAGCAGGTCGAGGCGGTGTTCGGCCCCGACGACACCGGGCTGAAGTTCACCGGCGCGGGCGATGCCCACTTCGGCACCGAGCCGCGTTTACGCGGCGATCTCAGCGCGCGGCAGCTCGACGTCGATCGCTTTCTCACGCAAGGCATGCCGCAGACGGCCCAGGGCGGAGCAGCGCCTGCGCCAGTCGAGGCGGTGGCAGGCTTGCGCGCGCTGATCGCGGCCGTGCCGCGCATGCCGATCGCCACTGAACTCGGCGTCGACATCGAGATGCTGAACGTCGGCGCGCGGCCGGTGCAGAACCTCGTGCTGGACCTGAAGGCAGACGCCCAGCAATGGCGGATCGACCGGTTCGACCTGCGCGCGCCAGGCGGGGCGCGCATCGCGCTCGCGGGCCGCCTCGCCGAGCCCGGCGACAGGGCACAATTCGCGGGCAGCCTCAATCTCGAAGCCAGCGATCCGGAAGGCTTCGCGCTATGGCTGCAGGGCCAGGCCGATACCGCATATCGCAGCGCGAAGCCGCTGAAGGCGCGCGGCGAGATCGCGATCGCGCGCGATCGCGTCGGCATCGAGGCGCTGCAGGCTGATCTCGACGGCAAGCCGGTCTCGGGCCGGTTCGCGCTCATCGCCTATGACGGCGGCAGCACCCGCGTCGAGGCGGCGTTAAAGGCCGAGCGGCTCGATTTCGACGCGACGGCGGCTTTCGCCAGAGCAACGGGCAGCGCACTGAAGAACTGGCCGAATGCGGCGCTGCTCGCGCTCGACGTCGCGCAGCTCGATCTCGGCAATCAGACGCTGAAGCCGGTGGCGGCGCAGGTGGTGTTCGATCCGAAGACGGTGAAGCTCGAGCGATTGCGGATCGGTGATGCCGATGGTGTTGCCGTCGACGGCAGCGGCGCGTTCGATCGCAGCGCCGCCACTGGACGGCTGTCGCTCAGTGCGACGGCTGCGAGCCTCGATCCGCTCTCCCGGCTGGTCAGTCCGATCGCGCCGGCGTTGGCCCGCCGCATCGCCGCCATTCCCGCAGGCCCAGGCAACGTATCGCTCGGGCTGACGCTGGAGACAGCCAAGCCGGAGCGCGATCGCGTCGCGCTGAAGAGCGTACTCGACATTCGCACGCCGCAGATCAAGGGCGCGCTGACGGCGGCGCTGTCTCCGCCGGTGGCGAGCTTGCGCGATGCCGACATCGGTGCGCTGAAGACGAACGAGGTGGCGCTCAACGCCAAGCTTGATGCGCAAAGTGGCCCAACGCTGCTGACGCTGCTCGGTCTCGATGGCGTATTGGCCTCAGACGGCGGGCCCGCACAGCTCGATGCGTCCGCCTCCGGCGTCTGGAATGCACCGATCAAGGTGAAGGCGAAGCTCGCCGGCGGTGGCCTTGATGCCGAGATCGACGGCACCGCCGAACCGGCAAAGGCGGAGCGCGCGGCAAACCTGGCCGTGACGATCCGCAACGCCAACGTGGCGCCGCTGGTCGGCATTGCCGATCCCGTAGGCGCACCGCTTGCGGTGACACTGACCGCGCGCGCGGCGCTCGCAGGCGAGAAACTTTCGCTCGACGGGCTCGACGCGACAGTGGGGGGCGCACGCGTGCGCGGCAAACTGAACGTGACCCTTGGCGATACGTTCGGCATCGATGGCGACGTGGGTGCCGATAGTCTCGATCTGTCGCAGGCTTTTGCTGCCGCGCTCGGCGCGGCGGGACGCGGCGGCTCGGATCCGCTCGGGCGCGGGCTCGCGGCCGGTTGGCGCGGTCGCGTCGTGCTCTCGGCGCTGCGCGCTCATCTCTTCGGCGGCGAGATCCGTCCGTTCAATGCCGTGCTGCGCAACGATGGAACGGCGCTGACGCTCGAAGGGGTGAATGGCGGTCTCGGCGGCGGCCAGATCGAAGGCAGCGTGTCCGCGCGCAAGGCTGAGGACGGCGTCAGCCTGACGGCGCGCGTGCGTGGCACCGGCATCGATGGCGCGGCGCTGCATCACCGGGGGCTGGCGATGCCGCAAGCGCGCGTCTCGCTACAGGCCGCGGTGAGCGGGCAGGGCCGCAGTGCGTCCGGGCTGCTCGGCTCGCTCAGCGGCAACGGGGCGGTCACGCTGGCGCAGGCGCGGCTGCCGGGGCTCGATCCGACCGCCTTCGAGGCCGCCACCCGCGCCAGCGATGCCGGCACGGCGCGCGATGACGCCAAGCTCGCCGCAGTGGTCGCGCCGGCGCTTGCGGCGGGAGCGCTTAACGTCGCGTCGGCGGACATCCAGTTTACCGTTCGAGATGGGCAGCTGCGCGTCAGCCCGACGATGCTGACCGGCGAAGGCGCGCGGCTCAACCTCTCCGGCGGTTACGATATCAACGCCGACCAGTTCGATTTGCGCGCGGCGCTGGCATCGACGGCAACCG is a genomic window containing:
- the ilvA gene encoding threonine ammonia-lyase, biosynthetic: MTDTVRRILNARVYDVAVRTPLDPMVRLSERIGAPVLLKREDLQPIFSFKIRGAYNRIAQLAEAARAAGVICASAGNHAQGVALSAQTLGIQAIVVMPVTTPSIKVDAVRHFGGEVVLHGDTFDEAYAHARTLEAARGLTFVHPYDDADVIAGQGTIAVEILHQHPNPIEAIFVPIGGGGLAAGIASYVKFLRPETKVIGVEPVDAASMKAAIDAGNRVVLDRVGLFADGVAVRQAGEQTYPLCRDLLDEVILADTDAMCAAIKDIFEDMRILAEPAGALSLAGLKSYALRNGTPHGALVAISSGANMNFDRLRHVAERAEVGEERELLLAVTIPEEVGSYRRFIHTLGSRTVTEFNYRYAAGSKAHVFVGLQLRDAKHEKREIVGELERLGYGVIDLSADETAKLHVRYMVGGRAAALTDELVLRCEFPERPGALLRFLDGVGTDWNITLFHYRNHGADYGRVLVGLQVPDSDRARFFERLTALGYPYEDETGNDAYRLFLRG
- a CDS encoding AsmA family protein, translating into MTVQTTLLGVAIAFILALLAALIGPYFIDWNQFRPQFEREAARVIGMPVRVDGAIDARLLPTPSLRLRNVAIGARFDPSNASVENLDVEFSLGELLRGAWRANELTLNGLVVELGLDRQGRLALPAAASAAAGGFNLGALTVDRFNVTGAASLNDAASHTSLRLDNIVFTGEVRALASALRGEGAVSVSGTRYPFRLATGRAADGNGHRLRINLDPAARRFAADLDGVVAVEDGRPRFDGALTLSRPDSAKGAAAGLADSPWRIGGKLKLDPASATFEQVEAVFGPDDTGLKFTGAGDAHFGTEPRLRGDLSARQLDVDRFLTQGMPQTAQGGAAPAPVEAVAGLRALIAAVPRMPIATELGVDIEMLNVGARPVQNLVLDLKADAQQWRIDRFDLRAPGGARIALAGRLAEPGDRAQFAGSLNLEASDPEGFALWLQGQADTAYRSAKPLKARGEIAIARDRVGIEALQADLDGKPVSGRFALIAYDGGSTRVEAALKAERLDFDATAAFARATGSALKNWPNAALLALDVAQLDLGNQTLKPVAAQVVFDPKTVKLERLRIGDADGVAVDGSGAFDRSAATGRLSLSATAASLDPLSRLVSPIAPALARRIAAIPAGPGNVSLGLTLETAKPERDRVALKSVLDIRTPQIKGALTAALSPPVASLRDADIGALKTNEVALNAKLDAQSGPTLLTLLGLDGVLASDGGPAQLDASASGVWNAPIKVKAKLAGGGLDAEIDGTAEPAKAERAANLAVTIRNANVAPLVGIADPVGAPLAVTLTARAALAGEKLSLDGLDATVGGARVRGKLNVTLGDTFGIDGDVGADSLDLSQAFAAALGAAGRGGSDPLGRGLAAGWRGRVVLSALRAHLFGGEIRPFNAVLRNDGTALTLEGVNGGLGGGQIEGSVSARKAEDGVSLTARVRGTGIDGAALHHRGLAMPQARVSLQAAVSGQGRSASGLLGSLSGNGAVTLAQARLPGLDPTAFEAATRASDAGTARDDAKLAAVVAPALAAGALNVASADIQFTVRDGQLRVSPTMLTGEGARLNLSGGYDINADQFDLRAALASTATDPAAVGRPEILVLLFGSPDKPDRTVDVAALSSWLALRAIERETKRLEQIERTNPLLNPPKPDEAPAPPAAPTPAPAPHAAVPPAAGPSAPAPQTVPLPRPAPPQAASSPPPQEPATGVPPLPPPVEVKPAPGARAPQRQSSPLVITPAPRRPASSGF